The following are encoded together in the Schistocerca americana isolate TAMUIC-IGC-003095 chromosome 6, iqSchAmer2.1, whole genome shotgun sequence genome:
- the LOC124619240 gene encoding RNA-binding protein Rsf1 isoform X2, producing MSSEGYQQRGTRVYVGGLNESIKKEDLETEFEKYGKLNNVWVAFNPPGFAFIEFANEGDAESACNDLNGFALNGSKLRVEISRGRGRGGRGGFRGSGGGGRGFFGRGGSRGSYDRGSFRGSRGRGSSRGRYGDDDYSSSRGSYGGSRDYERDGARGSGYRVSNNYYGGDTGSSRYRSRSPVGRGSPFPSRPHF from the exons ATGAGTTCAGAAGGATATCAGCAGAGGGGAACGAGAGTGTATGTGGGAGGTTTAAATGAATCAATTAAAAAGGAAGATTTAGAAACAGAATTTGAGAAATATGGGAAATTGAACAATGTCTGGGTAGCATTCAATCCACCAGGTTTTGCTTTTATTGAGTTTGCAAATGAAGGTGATGCAGAATCTGCCTGCAATGACTTGAATGGCTTTGCATTAAATGGCTCAAAATTGAGAGTAGAGATTTCACGGGGAAGGGGCCGTGGAGGTAGAGGTGGATTCCGTGGGTCAGGGGGTGGTGGTAGAGGATTTTTTGGGAGGGGAGGCTCTAGGGGCTCATATGACAGAGGTAGTTTCCGCGGAAGCCGTGGTAGGGGATCTTCAAGAGGACGCTACGGAGATGACGACTACAGTTCCAGCCGTGGCAGCTATGGAGGAAGCAGAGACTACGAACGTGATGGAGCTCGTGGATCTGGCTACAGGGTTTCAAATAATTACTACGGTGGTGATACTGGCTCATCGAGGTATCGCAGTCGCTCCCCAGTGGGGCGTGGCAG TCCCTTTCCTTCACGACCACATTTTTGA
- the LOC124619240 gene encoding RNA-binding protein Rsf1 isoform X1: MSSEGYQQRGTRVYVGGLNESIKKEDLETEFEKYGKLNNVWVAFNPPGFAFIEFANEGDAESACNDLNGFALNGSKLRVEISRGRGRGGRGGFRGSGGGGRGFFGRGGSRGSYDRGSFRGSRGRGSSRGRYGDDDYSSSRGSYGGSRDYERDGARGSGYRVSNNYYGGDTGSSRYRSRSPVGRGSSRDYGSADGSFGYGGNRSGDGY; this comes from the exons ATGAGTTCAGAAGGATATCAGCAGAGGGGAACGAGAGTGTATGTGGGAGGTTTAAATGAATCAATTAAAAAGGAAGATTTAGAAACAGAATTTGAGAAATATGGGAAATTGAACAATGTCTGGGTAGCATTCAATCCACCAGGTTTTGCTTTTATTGAGTTTGCAAATGAAGGTGATGCAGAATCTGCCTGCAATGACTTGAATGGCTTTGCATTAAATGGCTCAAAATTGAGAGTAGAGATTTCACGGGGAAGGGGCCGTGGAGGTAGAGGTGGATTCCGTGGGTCAGGGGGTGGTGGTAGAGGATTTTTTGGGAGGGGAGGCTCTAGGGGCTCATATGACAGAGGTAGTTTCCGCGGAAGCCGTGGTAGGGGATCTTCAAGAGGACGCTACGGAGATGACGACTACAGTTCCAGCCGTGGCAGCTATGGAGGAAGCAGAGACTACGAACGTGATGGAGCTCGTGGATCTGGCTACAGGGTTTCAAATAATTACTACGGTGGTGATACTGGCTCATCGAGGTATCGCAGTCGCTCCCCAGTGGGGCGTGGCAG CTCCAGGGACTATGGGAGTGCTGATGGTTCATTTGGCTACGGTGGTAATCGATCAGGCGACGGATACTAA